A stretch of Myceligenerans xiligouense DNA encodes these proteins:
- the lpdA gene encoding dihydrolipoyl dehydrogenase: MTAGARSNAVPSTATSAGNPGTFDLVVLGGGSGGYSAALRAAQLGLSVALIEEDKLGGTCLHNGCIPTKALLHAAEVADVAREGSRFGVRTSSDGIDMAGVHAYKDSVVAGLYKGLRGLVASREVTFVTGHGTLVAPGVVEVDGVRYAGRHVVLATGSYARTLPGLEIGGRVITSDQALTLDHVPSSVVVLGGGVIGVEFASVWRSFGAEVQIVEALDHLVPAEDLALSKALERAFRKRGIGFTLGDRFAEVKQSDDGVRVTLESGKSFDADLLLVAVGRGPRTADLGFEAAGVPLRQGFVVTDERLRTGVTTPDGGHVWAVGDIVPGLQLAHRGFAQGIFVAESVAAASGVSPDGPAPDTGLREPMPVDEATIPRITYCEPEVASVGVTQARAEELYGADAVETLEYNLAGNGKSRILDTTGFAKLVRRKDGPVVGMHLIGSRVGELIGEGQLIVGWEAFPEDVASLVHAHPTQNEALGEAHMALAGKPLHAHN; encoded by the coding sequence ATGACCGCTGGAGCGAGGAGCAACGCAGTGCCATCCACGGCAACGTCCGCCGGCAACCCCGGCACCTTCGACCTCGTCGTGCTCGGCGGCGGCAGCGGTGGGTACTCCGCCGCACTGCGCGCGGCACAACTCGGCCTGAGCGTCGCCCTGATCGAGGAGGACAAGCTCGGGGGGACGTGCCTGCACAACGGGTGCATCCCGACCAAGGCCCTCCTGCACGCCGCCGAGGTGGCCGACGTCGCCCGGGAGGGATCCCGGTTCGGGGTCCGCACGTCGAGCGACGGCATCGACATGGCCGGCGTCCACGCCTACAAGGACTCCGTCGTGGCGGGCCTCTACAAGGGGCTGCGGGGGCTGGTCGCCTCGCGCGAGGTCACCTTCGTGACCGGGCACGGAACGCTCGTGGCGCCCGGCGTGGTCGAGGTCGACGGCGTCCGGTACGCCGGCCGTCACGTCGTGCTCGCCACCGGCTCGTACGCGCGCACGCTGCCCGGACTGGAGATCGGCGGCCGCGTCATCACCTCCGACCAGGCCCTCACGCTCGACCACGTACCGAGTTCCGTCGTGGTGCTGGGCGGCGGCGTGATCGGCGTGGAGTTCGCCAGCGTGTGGCGGTCCTTCGGCGCCGAGGTGCAGATCGTCGAGGCTCTCGACCACCTCGTGCCCGCCGAGGACCTCGCCCTGTCCAAGGCGCTCGAGCGGGCGTTCCGCAAGCGCGGCATCGGCTTCACGCTCGGGGACCGCTTCGCCGAGGTCAAGCAGTCCGACGACGGCGTGCGCGTCACCCTCGAATCCGGCAAGTCGTTCGACGCCGACCTGCTGCTCGTCGCCGTCGGGCGCGGGCCACGCACCGCGGACCTCGGGTTCGAGGCCGCCGGCGTGCCGCTGCGTCAGGGCTTCGTGGTCACCGACGAGCGGCTGCGCACCGGCGTGACGACGCCCGACGGCGGTCACGTGTGGGCGGTGGGCGACATCGTTCCCGGGCTGCAGCTCGCGCACCGCGGGTTCGCGCAGGGCATCTTCGTGGCCGAGTCCGTCGCGGCGGCGAGCGGCGTCTCGCCGGACGGTCCCGCGCCGGACACCGGCCTGCGGGAGCCGATGCCCGTCGACGAGGCCACCATTCCCCGGATCACCTACTGCGAGCCGGAGGTCGCGTCCGTGGGCGTGACGCAGGCCCGCGCCGAGGAGCTGTACGGCGCCGACGCCGTGGAGACCCTGGAGTACAACCTGGCCGGCAACGGCAAGAGCCGCATCCTGGACACCACCGGCTTCGCGAAGCTGGTGCGCCGCAAGGACGGCCCCGTCGTCGGCATGCACCTGATCGGCTCGCGCGTGGGCGAGCTGATCGGGGAAGGCCAGCTCATCGTGGGCTGGGAGGCGTTCCCGGAGGACGTCGCCTCGCTCGTCCACGCACATCCCACCCAGAACGAGGCACTCGGAGAGGCACACATGGCTCTGGCCGGCAAGCCTCTGCACGCCCACAACTGA
- a CDS encoding quinone-dependent dihydroorotate dehydrogenase, with translation MSFPYSLLFNAVFRRMDPERAHELAFRGIELLGRMPVAADVVQGALAPYLGRGTGGPGSVRVFGRTVPAPFGLAGGFDKNGRAIRGLTALGFGFVEIGTVTAHGQPGNERPRLWRELDLRGVRNRMGFNNEGAAAAAERLRALRATRAGRAIVVGANIGKTKRTRPDLAAEDYAHSARLLAPWADYLVVNVSSPNTPGLRDLQATESLRPILTAVREAADEATAALSARDRRTGPRRVPLLVKIAPDLADDDIEAVADLALELELDGVVAVNTTIGHDRGPGGLSGPILRSRGVEVVARLRKRLGQGPVIIGVGGITSADDVRAYLHAGADLTQGYTSFVYEGPFWASRINRALTRSAGSVGSGRQE, from the coding sequence ATGAGCTTTCCGTACTCCCTGCTCTTCAACGCCGTTTTCCGGCGGATGGATCCGGAACGCGCCCACGAGCTGGCTTTCCGGGGCATCGAGCTGCTCGGCAGGATGCCGGTGGCGGCCGACGTCGTGCAGGGCGCGCTCGCCCCGTACCTCGGCCGCGGGACCGGCGGGCCGGGCAGCGTCCGCGTGTTCGGGCGCACGGTGCCCGCGCCGTTCGGGCTCGCGGGCGGCTTCGACAAGAACGGGCGGGCGATCCGCGGCCTGACCGCCCTCGGCTTCGGCTTCGTCGAGATCGGCACGGTCACGGCGCACGGCCAGCCCGGCAACGAGCGCCCGCGGTTGTGGCGCGAGCTCGACCTGCGCGGCGTGCGCAACCGGATGGGCTTCAACAACGAAGGCGCCGCCGCGGCCGCCGAACGCCTCCGCGCCCTGCGCGCCACGCGGGCCGGCCGGGCGATCGTCGTGGGCGCCAACATCGGCAAGACCAAGCGGACACGGCCCGACCTGGCCGCCGAGGACTACGCCCACTCCGCCCGGCTGCTCGCACCATGGGCCGACTACCTCGTGGTCAACGTGTCCTCGCCGAACACGCCCGGGTTGCGCGATCTGCAGGCCACCGAGTCGCTGCGGCCCATCCTGACCGCCGTCCGCGAGGCCGCCGACGAGGCCACGGCCGCCCTGTCCGCCCGCGACCGCCGGACCGGCCCGCGCCGGGTGCCGCTGCTCGTCAAGATCGCCCCCGACCTGGCCGACGACGACATCGAGGCGGTCGCCGACCTCGCCCTCGAACTCGAGCTCGACGGCGTCGTGGCGGTGAACACCACCATCGGCCACGACCGCGGACCGGGTGGGCTGTCCGGCCCGATCCTGCGCTCCCGCGGCGTGGAGGTGGTGGCGCGGCTGCGCAAGCGCCTCGGCCAGGGGCCGGTCATCATCGGCGTCGGTGGCATCACGTCGGCCGACGACGTCCGCGCCTACCTGCACGCGGGTGCCGACCTCACCCAGGGGTACACGTCGTTCGTCTACGAGGGCCCGTTCTGGGCCTCGCGGATCAACCGCGCCCTGACCCGCTCCGCGGGCTCGGTCGGCAGCGGGAGACAGGAATGA
- a CDS encoding Gfo/Idh/MocA family protein, protein MALRLGIVGYGGAGRQIHAKLAREAGLTVTAVVTRDPGRRVQAAGDWPGAKLHDDLASMLGDRGAYDVVVVASPTAMHAEHAAAVAAAGVPFVLDKPIGIDADEARRIVDVAADAGTPFTVFHNRRWDPEQLALRALIRRGDLGDVHTFERRWERWRPVPRQRWKERDPRGGGLLLDLGPHLVDSATQLFGRVEAVYAEMRALSTPVEDDVFLVLHHADHVVSRLWAGSLVGAPGPRTRVLGTGGAFVVTTFEEDASPFEVLDAGAPDGTAGWLTHGRERTPVPAAAGGHADFYRAVEAWLTGEDDAVVPVDPADAVRTAEVLDAARVAAREGRIVEV, encoded by the coding sequence ATGGCACTACGGCTCGGAATCGTCGGATACGGCGGAGCAGGACGACAGATCCACGCGAAGCTCGCGCGCGAGGCGGGGCTGACGGTGACCGCCGTCGTCACCCGGGATCCGGGGCGGCGCGTGCAGGCCGCGGGTGACTGGCCGGGCGCCAAGCTCCACGACGACCTCGCGAGCATGCTCGGCGACCGGGGTGCGTACGACGTCGTCGTCGTCGCCAGCCCGACCGCCATGCACGCCGAGCACGCCGCCGCCGTCGCCGCCGCGGGCGTCCCGTTCGTGCTGGACAAGCCGATCGGTATCGACGCCGACGAGGCACGTCGCATCGTCGACGTCGCAGCCGACGCCGGCACCCCGTTCACCGTGTTCCACAACCGGCGCTGGGACCCCGAACAACTCGCCCTCCGCGCCCTGATCCGCCGCGGCGACCTCGGCGACGTGCACACCTTCGAACGCCGGTGGGAGCGCTGGCGGCCCGTGCCCCGGCAGCGGTGGAAGGAACGCGACCCCCGGGGCGGCGGCCTCCTGCTCGACCTCGGGCCGCACCTGGTGGACTCCGCCACGCAGTTGTTCGGCCGTGTCGAGGCCGTGTACGCGGAGATGCGCGCCCTGAGCACACCGGTCGAGGACGACGTGTTCCTCGTGCTGCACCACGCCGACCACGTGGTGTCCCGCCTGTGGGCGGGATCCCTCGTCGGAGCGCCCGGGCCGCGCACCCGGGTGCTCGGCACCGGCGGCGCGTTCGTCGTCACCACGTTCGAGGAGGACGCCTCGCCGTTCGAGGTGCTCGACGCCGGCGCCCCGGACGGCACCGCCGGATGGCTCACCCACGGCCGCGAGCGCACGCCCGTCCCGGCCGCCGCCGGCGGCCACGCCGACTTCTACCGCGCGGTGGAGGCGTGGCTCACCGGCGAGGACGACGCCGTCGTCCCCGTCGACCCGGCCGACGCCGTCCGCACCGCCGAGGTGCTCGACGCCGCCCGCGTCGCCGCCCGCGAAGGCCGCATCGTCGAGGTGTGA
- a CDS encoding AfsR/SARP family transcriptional regulator yields MVEFAVLGSIRIGGVAVTGRMQRTLLAVLLSRAPAPVSVSELSEHLWPGARHDRAAQRLHLHVHRLRQLLGDPGRLSRVDDGYRLRVRPGELDAERFDALIRQAEGSPEKCVELVDAALALWRGAPFGGLDSPALTDAAARLTERRLFATELRYAAELRRGRHAAVVAELTDAVARHPLRERPAELLMTALYRSGRRAEALAVYRRTRRALVDELGVEPGDGLRLLERQVLAGEPIASDRPVPEPARPFRPTPAQLPHDMGAFTGRSRELAELESVAGPAVVVISGTAGVGKTWLAVHWGHRAQNRFPDGQLHVDLRGYGPDDAVSPHDALAGFLRSLGVEGSDVPTATDERAALFRTVLADRRVLVLIDNARSVDQVRPLLPGGRSSFTVVTSRDELTGLVVREGARRLRLDRMPAREAVASFRRMAGAAADADPDAVATVVERCARLPLALRIAAEQMSCRPGLDVTRLAAELGEDDRLDALDLDEPHVAVRSVFSWSYTNADPPAARLFRLYGLHPGRDLSPPAMAALAGTDVPATRRVIGSLVRTGMVEQGPDGRLSPHDLMREYARERAFADEPPRDRDEALRRLRRWYLHTAVAARRAVNPGAGSIEPEGPPPSQVPAFADRGAGLRWFEVERPNLVAMVRHAAGTEPDIAWQLAGALLAYFYLGKHWDDWLATHHLGLAAARGCDDPLGSARMLNGLGVAYSDLGRHHEAVAAHEEADTLHVVAEDPSGMAWNLNNLGVVYDEMDRFAEALDRYERALGLFTALGDGRGRGLVLCNIGDLHLRTGNSGRAAELIRQALRVQEQAGDLEGQRFALRGLGDLDRGAGRLAEARESYGRALGISRELGDRACTVELLERLAWAEDALGNHDVAAVHADEAAGIAAALAPSVLLRTGDLVPERGAPGGLALPYVCPPVRRANGPSRTPATTTAVGHRDSIAG; encoded by the coding sequence ATGGTCGAGTTCGCAGTGCTGGGATCGATCAGGATCGGCGGCGTCGCCGTGACGGGCCGGATGCAGCGCACGCTGCTGGCCGTGCTGCTGAGCCGGGCCCCCGCGCCCGTGTCGGTGTCGGAGCTGAGCGAGCACCTGTGGCCGGGAGCGCGGCACGACCGGGCCGCGCAGCGCCTGCACCTGCACGTGCACCGGCTGCGCCAGCTCCTCGGGGATCCCGGTCGGCTGTCGCGCGTGGACGACGGCTACCGCTTGCGGGTGCGGCCGGGCGAGCTGGACGCCGAGCGGTTCGATGCGCTGATCCGGCAGGCCGAGGGCTCCCCCGAGAAGTGCGTCGAGCTGGTGGACGCCGCCCTGGCGTTGTGGCGGGGAGCCCCGTTCGGGGGCCTGGACAGCCCGGCGCTCACCGACGCCGCCGCGCGCCTGACCGAGCGCCGGCTGTTCGCCACGGAGCTGCGGTACGCCGCGGAGCTGCGACGGGGACGACACGCGGCGGTGGTGGCGGAGCTCACCGACGCCGTCGCCCGGCACCCGCTGCGCGAGCGGCCCGCCGAGCTGCTCATGACCGCCCTGTACCGCAGCGGCCGGCGGGCGGAGGCGCTGGCGGTGTACCGCCGCACCCGGCGGGCCCTGGTGGACGAGCTGGGGGTCGAGCCGGGGGACGGGCTGCGCCTCCTGGAGCGGCAGGTGCTGGCCGGCGAGCCGATCGCGTCGGACCGGCCGGTGCCGGAGCCCGCCCGGCCGTTCCGGCCCACGCCGGCTCAGCTCCCGCACGACATGGGCGCGTTCACCGGACGTTCCCGGGAGCTGGCGGAGCTGGAGTCCGTGGCGGGGCCGGCCGTGGTGGTGATCAGCGGTACGGCCGGCGTCGGGAAGACGTGGCTGGCGGTGCACTGGGGGCACCGGGCCCAGAACCGGTTCCCCGACGGCCAGCTCCACGTCGACCTGCGCGGATACGGGCCCGACGACGCCGTGTCGCCGCACGACGCGCTGGCCGGCTTCCTGCGGTCGCTGGGGGTCGAGGGCTCCGACGTGCCGACTGCCACGGACGAGCGGGCCGCGCTGTTCCGCACGGTGCTCGCCGATCGCCGGGTGCTGGTCCTGATCGACAACGCCCGCTCCGTCGATCAGGTCCGGCCGCTGCTCCCCGGAGGACGGTCCAGCTTCACCGTGGTCACCAGCCGCGACGAGCTGACCGGCCTGGTCGTGCGGGAGGGGGCGCGCCGGCTGCGCCTGGACCGGATGCCGGCTCGGGAGGCGGTGGCGTCGTTCCGGCGGATGGCCGGAGCGGCCGCCGACGCCGACCCGGACGCGGTCGCGACGGTCGTGGAGCGATGCGCGCGGTTGCCGCTCGCCCTGCGGATCGCGGCCGAGCAGATGTCGTGCCGGCCCGGCCTGGACGTCACGCGGCTGGCGGCCGAGCTGGGCGAGGACGACCGGCTGGACGCCCTGGACCTGGACGAGCCGCACGTCGCCGTGCGCTCGGTGTTCTCCTGGTCCTACACGAACGCCGACCCGCCGGCGGCACGCCTGTTCCGGCTGTACGGCCTGCACCCCGGGCGCGACCTGAGCCCGCCCGCGATGGCCGCCCTGGCCGGCACGGACGTTCCCGCCACCCGCCGGGTGATCGGGTCCCTGGTCCGCACCGGGATGGTCGAGCAGGGCCCGGACGGCCGCCTGTCGCCGCACGACCTGATGCGGGAGTACGCACGGGAGCGGGCCTTCGCCGACGAGCCGCCGCGTGACCGGGACGAGGCCCTCCGCCGGCTGCGCCGCTGGTACCTGCACACGGCGGTGGCCGCGCGCCGGGCGGTGAACCCGGGTGCCGGGTCCATCGAGCCGGAGGGTCCGCCGCCGTCCCAGGTTCCGGCGTTCGCGGACCGCGGCGCGGGCCTGCGCTGGTTCGAGGTGGAGCGGCCGAACCTGGTCGCGATGGTCCGGCACGCGGCGGGCACCGAGCCGGACATCGCCTGGCAGCTCGCCGGTGCCCTGCTGGCCTACTTCTACCTGGGCAAGCACTGGGACGACTGGCTGGCCACGCACCACCTCGGCCTGGCCGCGGCCCGCGGGTGCGACGACCCGCTGGGCAGCGCCCGCATGCTCAACGGGCTGGGTGTCGCCTACAGCGACCTCGGCCGGCACCACGAGGCGGTGGCCGCGCACGAGGAGGCGGACACCCTGCATGTCGTGGCCGAGGACCCGTCCGGCATGGCCTGGAACCTGAACAACCTGGGCGTGGTCTACGACGAGATGGACCGGTTCGCCGAGGCGCTGGATCGCTACGAACGGGCGCTCGGGCTGTTCACCGCGCTGGGTGACGGCCGGGGACGAGGACTCGTGCTGTGCAACATCGGCGACCTCCATCTCCGGACGGGGAACAGCGGACGCGCGGCGGAGCTGATCCGGCAGGCGCTGCGCGTCCAGGAGCAGGCGGGCGACCTGGAGGGCCAGCGGTTCGCGCTCCGGGGACTGGGCGACCTCGACCGGGGCGCGGGCCGGCTCGCCGAGGCGCGCGAGAGCTACGGCCGAGCCCTGGGGATCAGCCGTGAACTGGGAGACCGGGCCTGCACGGTCGAACTCCTCGAACGGCTCGCGTGGGCCGAGGACGCCCTGGGCAACCACGACGTCGCCGCCGTGCACGCCGACGAGGCCGCCGGTATCGCGGCCGCGCTCGCGCCCTCCGTGCTGCTGCGGACGGGTGACCTGGTGCCCGAACGAGGCGCGCCCGGCGGCCTGGCCCTGCCGTACGTCTGCCCACCGGTGCGGCGTGCGAACGGGCCGTCGCGCACGCCCGCCACCACGACCGCCGTCGGACACCGGGATAGCATCGCGGGGTGA
- a CDS encoding oxidoreductase has product MPRSSRLSLASLFRRRSRGGQDTGAVPTGDARRQTMKHLRDFIDTRQGVEAYVEPPTAQIPATILLVATTGEWTRRRVPDEKTAFDLAGELGVPVYNVRFIGYPQRMRDWTSAQRRK; this is encoded by the coding sequence ATGCCCAGATCCTCACGCCTCTCGCTCGCGAGCCTGTTCCGTCGCCGTTCGCGTGGCGGCCAGGACACGGGCGCCGTGCCGACGGGTGACGCCCGCCGGCAGACCATGAAGCACCTCCGGGACTTCATCGACACCCGGCAGGGCGTCGAAGCCTACGTGGAACCACCCACCGCCCAGATCCCCGCGACGATCCTGCTCGTGGCCACGACGGGGGAGTGGACCCGCCGCCGCGTGCCCGACGAGAAGACCGCCTTCGACCTGGCCGGCGAACTCGGCGTCCCGGTCTACAACGTCCGCTTCATCGGCTACCCCCAGCGCATGCGCGACTGGACGTCCGCCCAGCGGCGGAAGTAG
- the sucB gene encoding 2-oxoglutarate dehydrogenase, E2 component, dihydrolipoamide succinyltransferase: MSENVQLPALGESVTEGTVTRWLKSVGDTVAVDEPLLEVSTDKVDTEIPSPVAGTLEQILVEEDETVEVGATLAVIGDGSGAGEAPAAPAAEAAPAPEAPAEAAPAPEAPAPAAEAPAAEAAPEAPAAAPAGEGTEVKLPALGESVTEGTVTRWLKEVGEEVAVDEPLLEVSTDKVDTEIPSPVAGTVQQILAGEDETVEVGATLAIVGSGAAAPAAPEPAPAAEAPAPEPEAKPEPEAKPEAKPAPAPEPTPAPAPAPAAPAAPAPAATSGRSTGSYLTPLVRKLATEKGVDVTTITGTGVGGRIRKEDVLAAAEAKPAPADAPAAAAPASSPAPSTVLEVSPLRGTTEKMSRLRKVVAQRMLEAVQTQAQLTTVMEVDVTRVARLRARAKESFLAREGAKLTFLPFFTLAAVEALKAYPKINATIDTEAGTITYHPSENVGIAVDTDRGLVVPVIKNAGDLNLAGIARQIQDLGSRTRANKVTPDELSGGTFNITNTGSGGSLIDTPIVPGGHAAILGTGTITKKPVVITDAEGNDSIAVHQMSYIFLSYDHRLVDGADAARFLTAIKNRIEEGAFESELGL, translated from the coding sequence ATGTCTGAGAACGTGCAGCTGCCGGCCCTCGGCGAGTCCGTCACCGAGGGCACTGTCACCCGCTGGCTCAAGAGCGTCGGCGACACCGTCGCCGTCGACGAGCCGCTGCTCGAGGTGTCGACCGACAAGGTCGACACCGAGATCCCCTCGCCCGTCGCGGGGACCCTGGAGCAGATCCTCGTGGAGGAGGACGAGACCGTCGAGGTCGGCGCCACCCTGGCCGTGATCGGCGACGGTTCCGGCGCCGGGGAGGCTCCGGCCGCCCCCGCGGCGGAAGCGGCGCCCGCTCCCGAGGCACCGGCCGAGGCGGCTCCGGCACCGGAGGCGCCCGCTCCCGCGGCCGAGGCTCCGGCGGCGGAGGCTGCGCCGGAAGCTCCCGCCGCCGCTCCGGCCGGCGAGGGCACCGAGGTGAAGCTCCCCGCACTGGGCGAGTCGGTCACCGAGGGCACCGTCACCCGCTGGCTCAAGGAGGTCGGCGAGGAGGTCGCCGTCGACGAGCCGCTGCTGGAGGTCTCCACCGACAAGGTCGACACGGAGATCCCCTCGCCCGTCGCCGGAACCGTCCAGCAGATCCTGGCGGGCGAGGACGAGACGGTCGAGGTCGGCGCCACGCTGGCGATCGTCGGCTCCGGCGCTGCCGCTCCCGCCGCCCCGGAGCCGGCACCGGCCGCCGAGGCACCCGCGCCGGAGCCGGAGGCCAAGCCCGAGCCGGAGGCCAAGCCCGAGGCCAAGCCCGCTCCTGCTCCGGAGCCCACTCCTGCTCCCGCACCGGCCCCCGCGGCCCCCGCGGCGCCCGCCCCCGCGGCGACGTCCGGCCGCTCGACCGGCTCGTACCTGACGCCGCTGGTCCGCAAGCTCGCGACCGAGAAGGGCGTGGACGTCACGACGATCACCGGCACCGGCGTCGGCGGGCGCATCCGCAAGGAGGACGTGCTCGCGGCGGCCGAGGCGAAGCCGGCCCCCGCCGACGCACCCGCCGCGGCAGCACCGGCGTCGTCCCCGGCTCCGTCGACCGTGCTCGAGGTGTCGCCGCTGCGCGGCACCACCGAGAAGATGTCGCGCCTGCGCAAGGTCGTCGCGCAGCGGATGCTCGAGGCGGTGCAGACCCAGGCCCAGCTCACCACGGTCATGGAGGTGGACGTCACGCGGGTGGCGCGCCTGCGGGCCCGCGCGAAGGAGTCGTTCCTCGCACGCGAGGGCGCCAAGCTCACGTTCCTGCCGTTCTTCACCCTGGCGGCGGTCGAGGCGCTGAAGGCGTACCCGAAGATCAACGCCACGATCGACACCGAGGCCGGCACGATCACGTACCACCCGTCGGAGAACGTCGGGATCGCGGTGGACACGGACCGTGGCCTCGTGGTCCCGGTGATCAAGAACGCCGGCGACCTGAACCTGGCCGGCATCGCCCGCCAGATCCAGGACCTCGGCTCCCGCACCCGGGCGAACAAGGTCACGCCGGACGAGCTGTCGGGTGGCACGTTCAACATCACGAACACGGGCTCGGGCGGGTCGCTGATCGACACGCCGATCGTGCCGGGGGGTCACGCCGCGATCCTCGGGACGGGCACCATCACGAAGAAGCCCGTCGTGATCACGGACGCCGAGGGCAACGACTCGATCGCCGTGCACCAGATGTCGTACATCTTCCTCTCGTACGACCACCGCCTGGTCGACGGCGCCGACGCGGCCCGCTTCCTGACGGCGATCAAGAACCGCATCGAGGAGGGCGCCTTCGAGTCGGAGCTGGGTCTCTGA
- a CDS encoding leucyl aminopeptidase has protein sequence MTDLSLSSKNPIAVRADALVVATAKTSDGVAIVADHLPAELVTEIEAIAPQLGITGARDEVRKVPAGPRLKADVLVLTGLGERAEDGTFDPEILRRAAGAATRELSGVASAALSLPATDDAALAAVVEGALLGAYRFDKYRTNGSDGAEEPVGSVEVLTTLARGAKAKAAVERAGVVAHAVHAARDLVNAAPNELYPATFADAAKAAAKDVKGLKVTVLDDKQLAAGGYGGLTAVGQGSSRGPRLVKIAYAPAKGGARPTEKIALVGKGITFDTGGISLKPSASMETMKSDMAGAAAVLGTMVAVARLGLPVAVTAYLCLAENMPSGTAQRPSDVITIYGGKTVEVLNTDAEGRVVMADGLASAVEDGHDVIVDIATLTGAQMVALGPYTAGVMGTESVRDEVKAAADAAGELFWPMPLPDELRPNIKSKVADVANSGPRMGGMLNAGLFLRTFVGDTPWAHLDIAGPSYNEKGAHGYTAPGGTGMGVRTLLTFLENRAAK, from the coding sequence GTGACCGACCTTTCCCTCTCCAGCAAGAATCCGATCGCCGTACGCGCCGACGCACTCGTCGTCGCCACGGCCAAGACGTCCGACGGCGTCGCGATCGTCGCCGACCACCTCCCGGCGGAACTGGTGACCGAGATCGAGGCCATCGCCCCGCAGCTCGGCATCACCGGGGCGCGTGACGAGGTCCGCAAGGTCCCGGCCGGGCCGCGGCTCAAGGCCGACGTCCTGGTGCTGACCGGTCTCGGCGAGCGCGCCGAGGACGGGACGTTCGACCCCGAGATCCTGCGCCGCGCCGCGGGTGCCGCCACGCGCGAGCTGTCCGGCGTCGCGTCCGCCGCCCTGTCGCTCCCGGCGACCGACGACGCCGCGCTGGCCGCCGTCGTCGAGGGCGCGCTGCTGGGCGCCTACCGGTTCGACAAGTACCGGACGAACGGTTCCGACGGCGCCGAGGAGCCGGTCGGCTCCGTCGAGGTCCTCACCACGCTGGCACGCGGGGCGAAGGCGAAGGCCGCCGTCGAGCGCGCGGGCGTCGTCGCCCACGCCGTGCACGCCGCGCGTGACCTGGTCAACGCCGCGCCGAACGAGCTGTACCCGGCCACGTTCGCCGACGCCGCCAAGGCCGCCGCGAAGGACGTCAAGGGCCTGAAGGTCACCGTCCTGGACGACAAGCAGCTCGCCGCGGGCGGCTACGGCGGCCTCACCGCGGTGGGTCAGGGCTCCTCGCGCGGACCGCGCCTCGTGAAGATCGCCTACGCACCCGCCAAGGGGGGAGCCCGGCCCACGGAGAAGATCGCGCTCGTGGGCAAGGGCATCACGTTCGACACGGGCGGCATCTCGCTCAAGCCGTCGGCCAGCATGGAGACGATGAAGTCGGACATGGCCGGCGCCGCGGCGGTGCTCGGCACCATGGTCGCCGTCGCGCGGCTCGGCCTGCCGGTCGCCGTGACCGCCTACCTCTGCCTCGCGGAGAACATGCCGAGCGGCACGGCGCAGCGGCCGTCGGACGTCATCACCATCTACGGCGGCAAGACCGTCGAGGTGCTCAACACCGACGCCGAGGGCCGGGTCGTCATGGCCGACGGACTCGCCTCCGCGGTCGAGGACGGGCACGACGTGATCGTCGACATCGCGACCCTGACGGGCGCCCAGATGGTCGCGCTCGGCCCGTACACGGCGGGTGTCATGGGCACCGAGTCGGTGCGCGACGAGGTCAAGGCCGCCGCCGACGCGGCCGGTGAGCTGTTCTGGCCGATGCCGCTGCCGGACGAGCTGCGGCCGAACATCAAGTCCAAGGTCGCCGACGTCGCGAACTCCGGCCCGCGCATGGGCGGGATGCTGAATGCCGGGCTGTTCCTGCGCACGTTCGTGGGTGACACGCCGTGGGCGCACCTGGACATCGCCGGGCCGTCGTACAACGAGAAGGGCGCGCACGGCTACACGGCGCCGGGTGGCACGGGCATGGGAGTCCGCACCCTCCTGACCTTCCTGGAGAACCGGGCGGCGAAGTAG
- a CDS encoding HNH endonuclease family protein, giving the protein MAAASDSKKSLLEKLSKRKALQVTLVVIAALVLAGNFLFKSLGDDATPAEGAEGSALEALESLEISEWEDEDGYDRDAFGTAWKDVDQNSCDTRNDILARDLEDFEYTAGDTCEIASGTLDDPYTGTEIDFERGPNSGDVQIDHIVALKNAWVTGAYAWDQEQRERIANDPLNLVASDGPANMGKGADDTSEWLPDNGSYRCEYVAAQVAVKVKYELWVTPDEHDAMTDVLTSCPAEPLPTGGL; this is encoded by the coding sequence GTGGCCGCCGCATCCGATTCGAAGAAGTCGCTGCTCGAGAAGCTGAGCAAGCGCAAGGCCCTTCAGGTGACCCTGGTCGTGATCGCGGCGCTCGTGCTCGCGGGAAACTTCCTCTTCAAGTCGCTCGGCGACGACGCGACCCCCGCGGAGGGTGCCGAGGGGTCGGCCCTGGAGGCGCTGGAGAGCCTGGAGATCAGCGAGTGGGAGGACGAGGACGGGTACGACCGTGACGCGTTCGGCACCGCGTGGAAGGACGTCGACCAGAACTCGTGCGACACCCGCAACGACATCCTCGCCCGCGACCTGGAGGACTTCGAGTACACCGCGGGCGACACGTGCGAGATCGCGTCCGGCACGCTGGACGACCCGTACACGGGCACGGAGATCGACTTCGAGCGCGGCCCGAACTCGGGCGACGTCCAGATCGACCACATCGTCGCGCTGAAGAACGCCTGGGTGACCGGCGCGTACGCCTGGGACCAGGAGCAGCGTGAGCGGATCGCCAACGACCCGCTCAACCTCGTGGCGTCCGACGGCCCCGCGAACATGGGCAAGGGCGCCGACGACACCTCCGAGTGGCTTCCCGACAACGGCTCCTACCGGTGCGAGTACGTCGCCGCGCAGGTGGCGGTCAAGGTCAAGTACGAGCTGTGGGTCACCCCGGACGAGCACGACGCCATGACGGACGTCCTGACGTCGTGCCCCGCGGAACCGCTCCCGACCGGCGGCCTCTGA